The window GAACGCGCGGATGAACTCCACCGGGTCGACCCCCTGCCACAGCAGGTGGCTCGGGTCGAAGTTGAAGCCGAACGCCTCGCGGTGGCCGATCGCCTCGAGGGCCCGCTTGGCGGTGTAGATATCGAACGCGATCTCGGTCGGGTGCACCTCGAGGGCGAACCGCACGCCGCACTCGTCGAACACGTCGAGGATCGGGTTCCAGAGGTCGGCGAACTGCTGGAAGCCGGCCTCGAGCATCGACTCGGGAACCGGCGGGAACGAGTACAACAGGTGCCAGATGCCGGAGCCGGTGAAGCCGTTCACCACCGACACGCCGAACTTCTGCGCCGCCCGGGCGGTGTTCTTCATCTCCTCGATGGCCCGCTCGCGGACCTTCTCAGGGTCGCCTTCTCCCCAGACATGCGGCGGCAGGATAGTCTGGTGCCGCTCGTCGATCGGGTCGCAGATCGCCTGGCCGACCAGGTGGTTGCTGATCGCGTGGCACTCGAGGTCGTAGCGGTCGAGACGGTCGCGGACGTCGTTGACGTAGTTGGGGTCCTCCATCGCGCGGCGGACCTCGAAGTGGTCGCCCCAGCAGGCCAGCTCGAGGCCCTGGTAGCCAAAGTCGGCCGCCTTGCGGCACATGTCTTCGATCGGCAGGTCGGCCCACTGGCCGGTGAACAGCGTAACGGGACGGGGCATGTCTGGTGGCTCGGGTTCCGGGACTCGATGGCTAAGAAGAGTAACGACCCCAAAATAATAACGGATCGGCCGGCGGTGTCGCCAGCGGCTCGAACTGTTGAATGATCTGCTGCACAGGTTCGGTCCCACCCCTGGCGGGGCGGGCTGCATGTGCATGCGGCGTGTACCTCAAGGCAGCCCGCCCCGTCAGGGGTGGGACGACGCCACGCAGCCGGCGACTTTTGTCCCTTATACCGACAACGATTTATAGGGACAAAAGTCGGGCCCCGCGGCGGCGGCCCGTTTCGTTTCACCCTGCTATAGCAGCGTGGCCGTTTGGGGCCGCCGTTTTTAACGTTCGACTTTTGTCCGCTCTTGCTCGCGGGCGGGACAAAAGTCCAATCCCGTTCGCCGGGGAGCATTCGCTATCGCCGCCCTGCCTGAACGAGTGAGCCAGCGCGCAGCATCTCCTCGTGCCTTGCGGTGGTATTGTTAGCAGCCCTCCATTGGACCGCGCTGGGTGGCGCTTTTCCACCCATAAAGGACAAACCAAGCCGAGTCCGCAGCGGCCTCAGCGGCGGCTAGTAGTCGGCCTCGGTCAGGCTCGCCAGCACCGACGTTTGCCAATCGAGGAGCCGCTGCTTCAGCTCGGCGGCGCGGTTGGGCTGCTCGTCTGCCAGATTGTGCTGCTCGGCCGGGTCGTTGTCGAGGTTGAAGAGCTGCACGTCGGCCCCGCCCAGGCCGCCGTGCACCACGAGCTTGTAGGGCTGGTCGAGGATGGCGCGGGCGCCCTCGAAGAACCGCTTGTCGGTCTGCGGGATGCGGAGGCTGCGGAAGTTGCGGGTGAAGCGCCCGCCGAGCTTCTTCACCAGTGGGGTCGTGCCGGCCTGTACCTCGGCGGTGTAGTAGGGCTCGAGGCCGCTGAGCTTGCCGCCGCCGGTGCTGAAGTTCCAGAAGCAGATTGGGTTGTCGCGGCCGGTCATCTCGCCGTCGAACGCCGCGGCGATGCTCTGGCCGTCGAGCGGGCGGTCGGGCAGCGGCAGGTCGAGCAGGTCGCACAGGGTCGGCAGGACGTCGCTGGTGACGGCGTTCGCTTCGCACACGGCCGGCTGCGTGACGCGGGCGGGCCACTCGATGACGCCCGGCACGAGCACGCCGCCCTGGTAGACGGTTCCCTTGTAGCCGCGGAGCGATGCAGTGACGATGCCGTCCTGCCAGCTGCCGTTGTCGCCGCAGTACCACACTAGCGTGTTGTCGCGGAGGTCGTTCTCTTTGAGCCACCCACGCAGGCGGCCGATCGAGCGGTCCATGGCGGTGATCTCGGCGTAGCGCTCGCGGAGCACGTCGCCGATCGGCCGCTTGACCTGCTCGCCGGTCTCGTTGGAGGTGACCCGGACGGTGCGGTCGTTGTACTGGGCGGGCACGTCGTCGTAGAGGGCGAGGTCCGCGGGCAGCCCGCTGTACGGTTCGTGGGGCGAGCCGTACCAGATCACCAGGCAGAACGGCCGCGACGTACGTCCCTCCGCAGACAGGTAGGAGATCGCCTCGTCGATGAGCACCTCGGAGCCGTCGCCCCGGTACGGTTCGGGCGGTCCGCCGTCACGCGACAGCTCGGGGTTTAGCTCGAAGAAATTGTCGTGCGACAGCCAGTGATCGAATCCCATCTTCCCGGGGTTGGTAGGCGACGACGCCTTGACCGGGCCGAGGTGCCACTTGCCGAAGTGGGCGCAGTCGTAGCCCGCGCGGATGAGCAGGTGGGCGATCGTGACCTCTTGAGAGCGGATCGACCAGCCGGGGGCGAACACACCGTAGCGGTTCGGGTGCCGGCCGGTGAGCACGCTGCCGCGGGTCGGCGAGCACGACGGGTGCGCCGAGTAGAAGTGGTCGAGCCGCAGGCCGTGGGCGGCCATCGCGTCGAGCGCGGGCGTCTGGAGGTGGGGGTGCCCGTTGTAGTGGGTCTCATCCCAGCCGTGGTCGTCGCCCATCAGGAGGATGATGTTGGGGCGCTCGGCGGCCGACACTTTCAGGCCGGCCGACAGCACGAGCAGCGCGATTAAGCAGAGGACCTGACACACGCGTCACCTCGTTTGTTTGCTGGAGTAGATCGCGAGCTTGTCGGGAGCAGGCGTAGCGAGGATCGGGTGCCGGCGCGACGCATGCGGGTAGCGTCATCGGGCAACCCGACTCACGATTGGTCGCCGATCATTGTTCGCATGTGGCGGCATGGCCAGCGGCCGGCAGGCGTTCCTTTCTCTAGAGGTCCGCTCGCTGGCCTTATTCACGTGAAAAGTCGCCGGATTCTTGAGCCCTGGCCGCCAGTGGCTTTCCTCGGACGCCGCGCTCAATCACACTGGAGTCTAGGAACTTGGAACTTAGAGCAGGCATTTATCATTGGCTACCACAGACGAGGCGGGGCAGGACGCATCGGGCAACCGGTTGCCGAGCGGGGCAGGTAAAAGCTGCGCGATCACCCTGGCGGCGTGCGTGCTGGCGCTCACCCTGGCGGGCGACGCCCTCGCGCTCGACTCGCAGGACCTGGCCAGCTACCGCGACTGGGGCCTGGCGGTCGGCACGCAGTCGATCGGTGAGTTCCGCCGGCCCGGCACGTCGATCTACGCCGAGGGGACCAACCTCGATGGCGACCAGTTCGGCGGCATCAACGGCAACGCGTTTATCTGGGCCGCCTCGGTCCAGTTCCGCGCGCTCAACAGCCGCTACGCCCTCGACCCCACCAGCCCCAACCGGCGGCTGCTGCTCGGCTTCTCGCAGGAACTCCACCAGCGGTACTGGGTCGACAGCGCCGACGGCGAGAACGGCTACGTCGTCGCGCCCGGCTCCACCGAACGCTACTACGACGACAACGCCCACATGACGGTCGCGTTGATGGAGGGCTTCGAGCTGACCGGCGACTCGCGGTTGTTGGAGCGGGCGATCGCCACCCACGAGTTTGTCCTGGAGGGTGAGGACAGCTACCAGGACGGCGGCATCTACTTCCGCGAGGGCTCGCTGGGCAACAAGAACACCATCTCCACGCTGCAGGAGGCCCGTGGGGCCGCCATGATCTACCAGGCCACCGGCGAGCAGCAGTACCTGGACGACGCTGTCCGCCTGCTCGAGTGGTCTAACAGCCACGTGCAGCGGTCGGACAAGCTGTACTACCAGGAGTACCGCGACACGAACATCGGCGACATCGGCAACGTGCCGCTGACCAACGGCGCCGGCATGGGCGTGCTGACCAACCTCGAGCTGTACGACATCACCGGCGACGCCGCTTACCTGGCCGAGGCGCAGCGCGTCGGCCTGGCCGCGGCCCGGCAGTTCACCAACTCTTCGACCGGCAGCGTCTGGGGCGGCGCCTACTGGGCCTTCGAGCTGGTCGACGCGTGGGTCGACCTGTACCAGCACAGCGGTTCCACCCGCTGGCTCGGCTACGCGGCGGACGCGGTGGAGTTCATCAAGAACGACCTCGAGGACAACAACGGCCACTACGGCCGCGACTGGCACACCGTCAACGACGACTCTTGGCCCGAGCTCGACGACTGGCTGCTCATCGACCAGGCGTCGGTCGTGCGGGCGTACCTGTCGACCGGCCTGGCCGAGGCGCCCGCGCCCGACGGCGACTACAACGACGACGGCGTCGTAGACGCGGCCGACTACACGGTGTGGCGGGCGAGCGTCGGCTCGCCGGCCGGCACGCTGCCCAACGATGCGGACGGCGGCGTCATTGGTTCGGCGCAGTACCAGACCTGGCGGGCCAATTTCGGCGCCGTCCGGTTCACGCTGCCGGACGGGCCGTTCGCCGCGGGCGCCGTGCCGTCTCCCGGTGGGCTGAGCCTGCTTTGCACTCTGACGTTGCTTGCAGCGCACACACGCCGTCGCGCGAGCGTGCATTCCGAACGCTAGCCGCTACTGCATTCGGGGTTCCGAAGCGGTGACTCGCTCCTCAGGGCGGCAGCTTCTCGCGCGATGTGGTGAGGATCCCTCCAACTCCACCGCCCAATTCGCCGGTTTGCGGCGTTGGCATGGACGTTGCATCCCTACTCTACCACAACGACGCCTGCGATCGGCGGCAACGCCGGCAGGCTGGATTCAATTAAAGAGAACCGAAAGGAAGTCACCATGGCTACGATTACGAATACGAACAGCACTACTGCTGACCTAACTGATGAGACGGTAGAGAAGCTCCGCGAGCTCCGCCGCTTGAATATCGATTCGGCGAAGGGCTTCGAAGAGTGCGCCGAGCTGGTCAAGGACCACGGCGTGAAGGAGGCGTTTTCGGAGATCGCGAAGACGCGGCGCGAGCAGGCCGAGACGCTTGCCACGCATGTCGAGTTTAGCGAGGGCGCTGAGGAGGAACGCGGCAGCTATGCGGCAGCGGCGCACCGCAGCTGGATCAAGGTCCGCGACGCGTTCAGCTCGGACTCGGTGCTTACCGCGCTCGAGGAAGCCGAGAAGGGTGAGGACCAGATAAAAGACGCCTATGAGGACGCCCTGAAGGGCCTCAGCGGCACGCCGGTCTACTCCGTGATTACCGAGCAGTACGGGAGTGTGAAGAAGACTCACGACCGGGTCCGCGACCTGCGTGACCTGAAACGCAGCAGCTAGAAGCGGCTACCCCGCGACAGCCGGCGTCCCTACGGGGGCGTCGGCTTTTTTCTGCGCTTACGGATTCAAGGCGTGCTAGAGCGCTCCGGGGTTCATCCGCCAGATGGCGAGGTTCAGCGCAGCCGCGAACGTGACCCACAGCAAGTAGGGGGCCAGGAGCAGCGCGGCCGCCTTCTGCACCCGCCAGAACGCCGCCATGGTCGCCGCAATCAAGACCCACAGCAGCACGATATCCAAGACCGACCACAGCCCGTGCCGCCAGGCGAAGAACAACCAGCTCCAAACCGCGTTGGCTGATAGCTGCGTCAAGAACAGCAGCAGCGGACCGCGGTGGGCGGCGAACCCTCCCCGCCGCCACACCAACCAGGCCGCGACGCCCATCGTGGCGTACAGTACGGTCCACACCGGCCCGAACACCCAGCCGGGCGGCGCCCAGGTGGGCTGGGTGATCTCGCTGTAGAAGGACCGCGCCTGTGTCGACGCCGCCGCGCCGATGGCGGCGACCGCGAAGCAGAGGGCAAGCCAGCCAGCGAGTCCGAAGGCCTGAGTCGGTTTGGTGAGCATGGACATTGCTGAGAGCGGCGCGCGGTTCGGTTAACTCTGCGGGGTTTGCCTGGTCGGCATCGGCGCACCGATCTCCTCCCGCCACTGCTTCAGCCGCCCAAGCAACTCCGCCGCTTTGTCGGGCTTGGCGGACGCCAGGTTGTTGGTTTCGCCGATGTCGTCGACCAGATTGTAGAGCTCGAGCCGGCCGTCTTCGAGGAACTCCATCAGCTTCCAGTCGCCCTGCTGGATAAGGCTGACCGGCGTGGTCCGCCAGCGGTTCTTGCCGGCGCCGAGGTAGCCCGGGAAGTGCTGGAAAACGGCGTCGCGTTCCAGTCTGGCGGCTGGGTCGCGCAGCAGCGGGGCAAGGCTCTCGCCGTCGAGCGGCTGGTCGGGCGCCAACGCCATCCCGACCTCGAGCAGCGTCGGGTAGAAGTCGACGTGGATGGTCGGCGTGTTGCAGCTCGTCCCTGGCGCCGTGACTCCGGGCCAGCGGACCACCATCGGGACCCGCGTGCCCCCTTCGTACAGGCTCCCCTTGCCGCTCCGCAGTGGAGCGTTGTCGGTGATGTCGCCCCGCGGCTTGATCCCCTCGCGGACGTAGCCGCCGACGCCGCCGTTGTCGCTGACGAAGATCACGAGCGTGTCGCCGGCCAGGCCGAGCCGGTCGAGCGTCTGCATCACGCGGCCGACGCTCTCGTCGACCGAGGCGATCATCGCCGCGTAGGTCGGGTTGTTGTGACCGTCGACCGGCGGCTTCTCTTGGAACTTGCTGATCAGGTCCTGCTTCGCCTGGTACGGGCTGTGGACGCCGAAGTGCGGCAGGTAGAGGAAGAAGTCTTGCTGCTGGTGACGCTCGATGAAGTCGACCGCCTTGTCGGTCAGGAAGTCGGCCAGGTACTCGCCCTCGGGGTGGTCGACCTGGGGCGCGGTTTTGAAGTCTAAGTGCCGGCCGGCGCTGACGATCGCCTCGTCGAAGCCGCGGCTCGCCGGGTGGTGCTGCTCGCCGGCGCCGAGGTGCCACTTGCCGAACATGCCGGTGGCGTAACCGGCCGCCTTGAGCCGGTCGGCGATCGTCTCGAGGTCGAGCGGCAACCGGGTCACGTTGTCGACCGGGCGGAGCGGCCGCATGCTCCAGTCGAACCTGCGGATGCCGCCCACCGTGTAGACGCCGGTCCGCGGGCCGTACTGGCCGCTCATCAGCGCCGCGCGGGTTGGGGCGCAGTTCTGGCACATGTGGTGGTTGGTGAGCCGCATCCCCTCGCCCGCCAGGCGGTCGATGTTGGGGGTCTCGTAATAGCGGCTGCCGAAGCACCCCAGGTCGGTGTAGCCGAGGTCGTCGGCCATGATCAGCACGATGTTGGGGCACCGGATCGATACGCCGTGGGCGGCGGGCGCCAGGAGCGACCCCAGCAGCAGTGGCAAGCAGCACAAGAGACGCGGCATGGATGGTTCTCGCCTGAGCAGGAATGGAGGGGAGAGCAGGGGGCGGCCAGCAGTGCCGTTGCCCCTGATTGTGGGGGCAAACGGGGGCCAGAGTCAAACACGCGGCCCAACGGCCGACGCTACTCCGCGGGCAGGCCGAGGGCGAACACCGCCAGGCAGACCAAAGCCAACGCGGCGTAGCCCGCAATCCGCAGCCCGCGGTGCGACGTGTCCTGTTTCTGCCAGGCGACGATGCACGCCACGCCGCACTGCGGCGTGTAGAACAACGCGAACGCCCGCGAGGCGTAGGCGATGATGCTGTTGACGTTGGTCTCCCAGGTGAGGGCGATGGTGGCGACCAGGATCAGCAGGTACGCGTACTTGGCGGGCAGCTTCTGGCCGGACAGGTCCTCGACCAGGCCGCCGGCGCCCTCGTAGTCGGCCACGGCCGCGCTGAACTGGCTGCCGATCGCCGCGACCGACAGCAAGAGCGGCAGCACCGCGGCGACCGGCTGCGTCATCTTGATAATCGCCGTGACGTCGGCGCCGAGGTCGTCCCTGAACAGCACGGTCGCCAGGCCGATGAACACCAGGTAGATGGCGCTCGCCAGCAGCTGGGCGTAACGCATGGTCTTGATCCGCTGGTCGGCGGGGTGCTTCTCGCCCAGATAGCGGGAGGTTTCAAACCCCTGCACGACGATCAGCAGGCCTAGCAGCACCCGCGCGTCGTGCAGGTTGATATCGGACGAAACATCGGGCAGGGCCCATTTTCCCCCAGTGAGCAGGCCCACGTTGTAGACGATCAGCCCGACCAGCAGCGCCCCGATGGCCCCCAGGTTGAACGCCACGGCGTACTTCTCGATCCCCTCCAGCAGGCTCAGTCCCCGCCACATGCCGACGCCGCCGATGACCAACAGCAGCGCGGTGGTGATCGCGTGCGCGGCGGTGTCGTTGTCGACGCCGATGCCGTTCAGCAGGAAGGCCGCCAACAGTTGCAGGTAGTAGGTCACCGAGATGAAGTAGGCGACCGACAGCACCAGCCGCGACAGGAACGCCACCCCCTGCACCAAGCCGAGCTCGTCGTTCTCGATCGGCTCGAAATTGCGGATGTTAAAGCGGATCGCGCCGCCGACCGCGTACGCCAGCGCCAGCAGCCCCGCCATGCATAAGATCGCCAGGTTGCCGACAACGCCCGCCAACAGCGGAGCGCTGACCAGGAAGCCGCTCCCCATGATGGACGCCAGCGGCGTGACGGTCGCCTTCCAGGTCGCCGAGCCCGCGAGTCGCTTGGAGAACGCCAGGTAACCCGCCAGCACTATGGCGGCGACGACGATCGCGGTGTTCAGGAGCATCGATTCAGCAGGTTGTCCTCACGCGGACGCCGCGTCATGGTCAACATGCCGGCGCCGAGGGCGGCGAGCGTGAGCAGGTGCGGTTCGGGCGTCGGGTGAACGCCGGCGACTCCGAATCCAGCAAATACGGCGCCGAGGTTGTTGCGCCAGACCTCGTAGTCGAGCTCCGAGATACTGCCCGGTGTGACGTCGCCCGGCAGGGTGACCGCGGCGCCGAGGTTGTCCCGCCATACCGAGTAGTCGGCCGCGTCGACTTGGCCGTCGGCATTGAAGTCGCCGGCCAGGATCGTCGTGACCGTGACCGCCGCTCCGGGGCTGAACCACAGCCCGGTCTGATCGTCAAAGATCGAGTTCAGCTGGTAGGAGAAGGCCGAGCCGTCGGCGAGCTCGCCGGCCAGAGCGACGTCGCGCTGGCTGATGGTCGTGGTCTGCCCGTAGGCGAGACCCTCGATCGCCACGCCGTCGAGGGCGAAGCCGGTTCCGAAGAAGGCGATCGCCGCGTTGTCGTGGACCGCCACGTTCTGTTCGGGCAGGTCGCCGCCGAACAGACGCAGGGTGTTGGCGGCCCCCGAAGTCGACTGGCCGAAGACGTTGAGGTAGTCGACGCCGCCGCCGCTCAGGTTGACGATTCCTCCCTGCACGATGTCGATTACCTGGGTGTGGCCACCGGTGATGTCGACCGTGCCGCCCCACGCCTGGATGCGGTCTTGGACCACGCCGCCTTGCAGGGCGATTTTACTGCCGCTGACGACGAACAGCTGGTTAATGTCGCCGTCGTGGATGGTGATCGAGCTCTCCTGGTACACGTCGAGCCGGCCGAGCACGGTCCCGCCGTAGATGTTCATCTCGCTGTGCGAGCGGGCCTCGGCGCCGCCGCCGATCTGGCCGCCGTGCAGGTCGAACCGAGAGCCGAGCAGCTGCATGCTGCTGTCGATGCTGCCGGAGTGCATGGTCACCGCAGCGCCGTCGTTGAAGCTGGCGTCGAAGCCGACCGCGGCGCCGTCGATCAGGACCTCGGCCCCCGACGCGGTGAAGCGTTCGCCGACCTGGCCACCGTGCAGGTTGACCTGGCTGCCGGCCTCGGCGAGCAGGTCGTCGCCGACAACGCCGCTATGGGCATTGAGGGTTGCATTGCCGTAGAGCTTGGTGAAGGCGCCGACGGCTCCGCCGAGCACGTTGAGTTCGGATGCGGCTCCGCCCATCGCCGAGCCGACTTCCAGCCGGTCGCCGCTCGTGCCGGCGGCGGTCTGACCGCCTGCGTGCACGTTGACCTGCGTTCCCGGGCCGATGTCGGCGGTCAGCTCCACCAGGTCGGCTGGCAGGTCGATGACGGTCGTGAAGTTGGACTGGGCGCCCGCGACCGACGCCACGGCGGCCAGCAGGAGGGTAAACAGGCAGCGCATGGAGGGATCGCCTGGAAGGGGAGACTCGAGGGGGATCCCTTCCACCCTAGTTGGGGCCCGTCCCAGCGGCAAGAAGAACGGCGCCGAGGGGGCCCAGAAACGGCGTTCCGGACGCGGTTCTAGTGTGCGGCCGGGGCTCGTGGCCCCCTACAGCAGCGCGTCGAGCTCGTCGACCAGGCCCTCGAAGTACGACAGCGCGGTCTGCACCGGCTCGGGCTTCTCCATGTCGACGCCGGCGTCGCGCAGGAGGTCGAGCGGGTACTTGCTGCAGCCCCCCTTGAGGAAGGCGAGGTAGTCGTTGAGCTCGGCCTCGCCGCCGCCCAGCACGCGCTGGCTCAACGCGATCGCGGCAGAAAGCCCGGTGGCGTACTTGTAGACGTAGAACGCGCGGTAGAAGTGCGGGATCCGCAGGCACTCCAGCTCGAGCTCCTTGTCGATCACGAAGCCCGGCCCGAAGTAGGCGTCCAGCAGGCCGCGGTACACCTCACGGAACTTCTCGAGCGTGAGCGGCTCGCCCGCCTCGGCCAGTTCGTGCGTGATTTTTTCGAACTCGGCGAACATCGTCTGGCGGATGATGGTTCCGCGGATGGCGTCGATCTCGCGGTTCAGCAGGTACGCCTTCTCCTTGTCGCTCTTCGCGCTCTGCATCAGGTGGCGGCTCAGCAGCTGCTCGTTGAACGTGCTGGCGACCTCGGCGACGAAGATCGTGTAGTTGTAGTACTCGTAGGGCTGGTTGCTCGACGAGTAGTGGCTGTGCATCGAATGGCCCGCCTCGTGGGTGAGCGTGAACACGTGGTCCAGCACGTCGGGCTGGTAGTTCATCATGATGTACGGGTCGCCATCGAAGCTGCCGGCGCTAAACGCGCCCGACTGCTTGCCCTTGTTCGGGTAGCGGTCGCACCACCGCCCGGTCAGGCCGGAGTGGAGGGTTGCGCAGTACTCCTCGCCGAGGGGCCGCAGCGACTCGATTACCACCTTCACGGCCTGGTCCCAGCTGTGGCTCTTGTCGAGCTCGGAGAGGATCGGCACGTAGGTGTCGTAGTGGTGGATCGCCTTGAGCTTCATCTTCCGCTTGCGGACGTCCAGGTACTTG is drawn from Posidoniimonas polymericola and contains these coding sequences:
- a CDS encoding sugar phosphate isomerase/epimerase family protein, which translates into the protein MPRPVTLFTGQWADLPIEDMCRKAADFGYQGLELACWGDHFEVRRAMEDPNYVNDVRDRLDRYDLECHAISNHLVGQAICDPIDERHQTILPPHVWGEGDPEKVRERAIEEMKNTARAAQKFGVSVVNGFTGSGIWHLLYSFPPVPESMLEAGFQQFADLWNPILDVFDECGVRFALEVHPTEIAFDIYTAKRALEAIGHREAFGFNFDPSHLLWQGVDPVEFIRAFPDRIYHCHIKDAIVTLDGRTGILASHLNFGDPRRGWDFRSPGHGAVNFEEIIRALNVIGYDSPLSVEWEDSGMDRDHGAAESAEFVKKIDFAPSNVAFDAAMADQG
- a CDS encoding PA2169 family four-helix-bundle protein → MATITNTNSTTADLTDETVEKLRELRRLNIDSAKGFEECAELVKDHGVKEAFSEIAKTRREQAETLATHVEFSEGAEEERGSYAAAAHRSWIKVRDAFSSDSVLTALEEAEKGEDQIKDAYEDALKGLSGTPVYSVITEQYGSVKKTHDRVRDLRDLKRSS
- a CDS encoding sulfatase family protein → MCQVLCLIALLVLSAGLKVSAAERPNIILLMGDDHGWDETHYNGHPHLQTPALDAMAAHGLRLDHFYSAHPSCSPTRGSVLTGRHPNRYGVFAPGWSIRSQEVTIAHLLIRAGYDCAHFGKWHLGPVKASSPTNPGKMGFDHWLSHDNFFELNPELSRDGGPPEPYRGDGSEVLIDEAISYLSAEGRTSRPFCLVIWYGSPHEPYSGLPADLALYDDVPAQYNDRTVRVTSNETGEQVKRPIGDVLRERYAEITAMDRSIGRLRGWLKENDLRDNTLVWYCGDNGSWQDGIVTASLRGYKGTVYQGGVLVPGVIEWPARVTQPAVCEANAVTSDVLPTLCDLLDLPLPDRPLDGQSIAAAFDGEMTGRDNPICFWNFSTGGGKLSGLEPYYTAEVQAGTTPLVKKLGGRFTRNFRSLRIPQTDKRFFEGARAILDQPYKLVVHGGLGGADVQLFNLDNDPAEQHNLADEQPNRAAELKQRLLDWQTSVLASLTEADY
- a CDS encoding TspO/MBR family protein, whose amino-acid sequence is MLTKPTQAFGLAGWLALCFAVAAIGAAASTQARSFYSEITQPTWAPPGWVFGPVWTVLYATMGVAAWLVWRRGGFAAHRGPLLLFLTQLSANAVWSWLFFAWRHGLWSVLDIVLLWVLIAATMAAFWRVQKAAALLLAPYLLWVTFAAALNLAIWRMNPGAL
- a CDS encoding glycoside hydrolase family 76 protein, with protein sequence MATTDEAGQDASGNRLPSGAGKSCAITLAACVLALTLAGDALALDSQDLASYRDWGLAVGTQSIGEFRRPGTSIYAEGTNLDGDQFGGINGNAFIWAASVQFRALNSRYALDPTSPNRRLLLGFSQELHQRYWVDSADGENGYVVAPGSTERYYDDNAHMTVALMEGFELTGDSRLLERAIATHEFVLEGEDSYQDGGIYFREGSLGNKNTISTLQEARGAAMIYQATGEQQYLDDAVRLLEWSNSHVQRSDKLYYQEYRDTNIGDIGNVPLTNGAGMGVLTNLELYDITGDAAYLAEAQRVGLAAARQFTNSSTGSVWGGAYWAFELVDAWVDLYQHSGSTRWLGYAADAVEFIKNDLEDNNGHYGRDWHTVNDDSWPELDDWLLIDQASVVRAYLSTGLAEAPAPDGDYNDDGVVDAADYTVWRASVGSPAGTLPNDADGGVIGSAQYQTWRANFGAVRFTLPDGPFAAGAVPSPGGLSLLCTLTLLAAHTRRRASVHSER
- a CDS encoding sulfatase, which translates into the protein MPRLLCCLPLLLGSLLAPAAHGVSIRCPNIVLIMADDLGYTDLGCFGSRYYETPNIDRLAGEGMRLTNHHMCQNCAPTRAALMSGQYGPRTGVYTVGGIRRFDWSMRPLRPVDNVTRLPLDLETIADRLKAAGYATGMFGKWHLGAGEQHHPASRGFDEAIVSAGRHLDFKTAPQVDHPEGEYLADFLTDKAVDFIERHQQQDFFLYLPHFGVHSPYQAKQDLISKFQEKPPVDGHNNPTYAAMIASVDESVGRVMQTLDRLGLAGDTLVIFVSDNGGVGGYVREGIKPRGDITDNAPLRSGKGSLYEGGTRVPMVVRWPGVTAPGTSCNTPTIHVDFYPTLLEVGMALAPDQPLDGESLAPLLRDPAARLERDAVFQHFPGYLGAGKNRWRTTPVSLIQQGDWKLMEFLEDGRLELYNLVDDIGETNNLASAKPDKAAELLGRLKQWREEIGAPMPTRQTPQS
- the pepF gene encoding oligoendopeptidase F, with the translated sequence MAKKKTLPTRDKVKAADTWDLSSLFESDAEWDAAFAKWEKEVKKYAAFRGTLGDGPEQLAKLLKFDSKFDRAGERLAYYAMLKTTEDQGNSAYQAMIGRYQNVATKAGEAASYIRPEILGLSAAKLKKYLDAKPLAPFKLSLERLVRYKPHTLTDGEERLLAMQGEMSGAADQIFTQLTDADMKFGTVKDANGDEVELGQSSFSVFLHSAKRSVRKEAFTKFYAEFSDHENCLAAALKGSIQKDVYYAKARNYPSAREASLFSDNVPAAVYDSLIKAVRSKLPAVYKYLDVRKRKMKLKAIHHYDTYVPILSELDKSHSWDQAVKVVIESLRPLGEEYCATLHSGLTGRWCDRYPNKGKQSGAFSAGSFDGDPYIMMNYQPDVLDHVFTLTHEAGHSMHSHYSSSNQPYEYYNYTIFVAEVASTFNEQLLSRHLMQSAKSDKEKAYLLNREIDAIRGTIIRQTMFAEFEKITHELAEAGEPLTLEKFREVYRGLLDAYFGPGFVIDKELELECLRIPHFYRAFYVYKYATGLSAAIALSQRVLGGGEAELNDYLAFLKGGCSKYPLDLLRDAGVDMEKPEPVQTALSYFEGLVDELDALL